A genomic region of Candidatus Dormiibacterota bacterium contains the following coding sequences:
- a CDS encoding anthranilate synthase component I family protein, which translates to MHSLVRRVPADVFTPIGAYLALVRNGPACLLESVEHGGRISRYSFLGVDYLDARAFEGGTALFDEIRAWIAPHHIAAGDGALGGALVAFSYDAARPFAHLADRVQDVPRMPAAYVAIPASWLIFDHFTDTLSIWSCGADAGAVERRIDGYVDRLQRSMPSLPGDVRAAGAVCQSIERDRYLALVDAVKKHVYDGDVYQLQLGIRFGTALEGDALDLYRALRRRNASPYMFYVDAPFGTLLGASPEFLVRLEGHRARIRPLAGTRPRGENDDDDARIAQELLSNEKERAEHVMLVDLGRNDLGSVCDVGSIDVDELLQVERYSHVMHIVSDVIGRLRSGCDALDLFRAGFPAGTVTGTPKMRAMQIIDELEPVTRGFYAGSVGRWSYGGDFDSCITLRSVHVHGGRAWWQASAGIVADSDPAAEYDEILGKTRIVREVLGVDA; encoded by the coding sequence ATGCACTCACTCGTGCGGCGCGTCCCCGCCGACGTCTTCACGCCGATCGGCGCGTATCTCGCGCTCGTCCGCAACGGACCCGCGTGCCTGCTCGAATCGGTCGAGCACGGCGGGCGCATCTCGCGCTACTCGTTCCTCGGCGTCGATTATCTCGACGCGCGCGCGTTCGAAGGCGGCACCGCGCTCTTCGACGAGATACGCGCGTGGATCGCGCCGCATCACATCGCCGCCGGGGATGGCGCGCTCGGCGGAGCGCTCGTCGCGTTCTCGTACGACGCGGCGCGGCCATTCGCGCACCTGGCAGACCGCGTTCAAGACGTGCCTCGCATGCCGGCAGCCTACGTCGCGATCCCCGCCAGCTGGCTCATCTTCGATCACTTCACCGACACGCTCTCGATCTGGAGCTGCGGCGCCGACGCCGGCGCGGTCGAACGCCGAATCGACGGGTACGTCGACCGCCTGCAGCGCTCTATGCCGTCGCTGCCCGGCGACGTTCGCGCCGCCGGCGCGGTCTGCCAAAGCATCGAGCGCGATCGTTACCTGGCGCTCGTCGATGCCGTCAAGAAGCACGTCTACGATGGTGACGTCTATCAACTCCAGCTCGGGATTCGCTTCGGCACGGCGTTGGAGGGCGACGCGCTCGATCTCTACCGTGCCCTGCGGCGGCGCAACGCGTCGCCGTATATGTTCTACGTCGACGCGCCGTTTGGGACGCTTCTCGGCGCGAGCCCGGAGTTTCTCGTTCGCCTCGAAGGGCATCGCGCACGCATTCGCCCGCTCGCGGGCACGCGGCCGCGTGGCGAAAACGACGATGACGACGCGCGGATCGCACAGGAGCTATTGAGCAACGAGAAGGAGCGCGCCGAGCACGTCATGCTCGTCGACCTTGGGCGTAACGATCTCGGCTCGGTATGCGACGTTGGCAGCATCGACGTCGACGAGCTTCTCCAGGTGGAGCGCTACAGTCACGTGATGCACATCGTCTCCGACGTCATCGGCAGGCTGCGCTCTGGCTGCGATGCGCTCGACCTCTTTCGGGCCGGCTTTCCCGCCGGCACGGTCACGGGAACGCCCAAGATGCGCGCGATGCAGATCATCGACGAACTCGAGCCGGTGACGCGCGGCTTCTACGCCGGAAGTGTCGGCCGCTGGAGCTACGGCGGCGATTTCGATTCGTGCATCACGCTGCGCAGCGTGCACGTGCACGGCGGACGCGCGTGGTGGCAAGCCTCCGCGGGCATCGTGGCCGACAGCGATCCGGCTGCCGAGTACGACGAGATCCTCGGGAAGACGCGCATCGTCCGTGAGGTCCTCGGAGTGGACGCATGA
- a CDS encoding chemotaxis protein CheA, protein MPDEPFDRAEFVAYFRDEAEELLHRIDADVLRLEESSKSASMNPEVVNALFRALHTIKGNAAMLGFADVADLAHGLESLCDLLRTEQIPLSDSCVELLFTGRDLLTTLVASSLAAAPPPTGLREFLDRLGGVAHARDTMETAESFEADVARMLAGESPAALAPQLPGPGRRPTVRVDIERLDHLLNLVGELVINRTRIGEIAASLARAGDDPACKALVESVGLLARTSGEIQESLMKVRMVPIGRVFERFPRIVRDIARTRGKDVRLQIAGASTELDKTIVDDIGEPLMHLLRNCVDHGIESPSIREATGKPRTGTISLNAYHAGNQIVIEMSDDGAGIDRERVRSRAVAAGITARDERLSDQELVDLILRPGFSTADAVSDLSGRGVGMDVVVKTVARLKGLFQVRSEPGLGTYFEIKLPLTLAIISALLVRVGKELYAIPLDAVTESQRVEIGDIRTVRGNEVVTLRDEIVPLIRVADVFGLPAPRDPEKAMAVIVSIQGRHVGLVVDAFEGEQEIVIKPLSDVVGRIPGISGATILGSGAISLILDVHGLVSNAYAGGKIARTELTASEA, encoded by the coding sequence ATGCCTGACGAGCCCTTCGACCGCGCGGAGTTCGTCGCATACTTTCGCGACGAAGCGGAGGAGCTGCTCCATCGCATCGACGCCGACGTCCTGCGGCTCGAGGAATCCTCGAAGTCCGCAAGCATGAATCCAGAGGTCGTCAACGCACTCTTTCGCGCATTGCACACGATCAAGGGCAACGCGGCGATGTTGGGCTTCGCGGACGTCGCCGATCTCGCCCACGGTCTGGAAAGCCTGTGCGATCTCTTGCGCACGGAGCAGATCCCGCTCTCCGACTCCTGCGTCGAGCTGCTCTTCACCGGCCGCGACCTGCTCACGACGCTGGTCGCGTCGTCGCTCGCGGCCGCACCTCCGCCGACGGGCCTGCGCGAGTTCCTCGACCGGCTCGGCGGCGTCGCGCACGCGCGCGACACGATGGAGACCGCGGAGTCGTTCGAAGCCGACGTTGCGCGTATGCTCGCGGGTGAATCTCCCGCCGCCCTCGCGCCGCAACTCCCCGGCCCCGGGCGCCGGCCGACGGTTCGCGTCGACATCGAGCGCCTCGATCATCTCTTGAATCTCGTTGGGGAGCTCGTCATCAATCGCACGCGGATCGGTGAGATTGCCGCATCCCTCGCCCGAGCGGGCGACGATCCTGCGTGCAAAGCGCTCGTCGAGAGCGTCGGATTGCTCGCGCGGACGAGTGGCGAGATCCAAGAGTCGCTCATGAAGGTGCGGATGGTGCCGATCGGACGGGTGTTCGAGCGCTTTCCGCGCATCGTGCGCGACATCGCACGCACGCGGGGGAAGGACGTGCGGCTGCAGATCGCCGGCGCGAGCACCGAGCTCGATAAAACGATCGTCGACGACATCGGCGAACCGCTGATGCACCTGCTGCGCAACTGCGTCGATCACGGCATCGAGTCGCCGAGCATTCGTGAGGCAACTGGCAAGCCGCGCACCGGAACGATCTCGCTCAACGCCTACCATGCTGGAAATCAGATCGTCATCGAGATGTCGGACGACGGTGCGGGGATCGATCGCGAGCGCGTTCGCAGCCGCGCCGTTGCCGCGGGCATCACTGCTCGCGACGAGCGCTTGAGCGACCAAGAGCTCGTGGACCTCATCCTGCGCCCAGGTTTCTCGACGGCAGACGCCGTCTCGGACTTGAGCGGGCGCGGCGTCGGCATGGACGTCGTGGTCAAGACGGTTGCGCGCTTGAAAGGGCTCTTTCAGGTGCGCAGCGAGCCCGGGCTCGGCACGTACTTCGAAATCAAACTGCCGCTGACGCTCGCTATCATTTCCGCGCTCCTCGTGCGCGTCGGTAAGGAGCTCTACGCGATTCCCCTCGACGCGGTTACCGAATCGCAACGCGTGGAGATCGGCGACATCCGCACCGTGCGGGGCAACGAGGTCGTCACGCTGCGCGATGAGATCGTGCCCCTGATTCGCGTAGCGGACGTCTTCGGCTTGCCGGCGCCGCGCGATCCGGAAAAGGCGATGGCCGTCATCGTGAGCATCCAGGGGCGCCACGTGGGCCTCGTGGTCGACGCCTTCGAGGGCGAGCAGGAGATCGTCATCAAGCCACTCTCCGACGTGGTCGGCCGCATCCCGGGAATCTCGGGAGCGACGATTCTCGGCAGCGGCGCGATCTCGCTGATTCTCGACGTGCATGGCCTCGTCAGCAATGCCTATGCCGGCGGGAAAATTGCGCGCACCGAGCTGACGGCTTCGGAGGCATAA
- a CDS encoding flagellar biosynthetic protein FliO, which translates to MAEFGVRYALALAVVTAMLAAASLAGRVLQRRLQKNNEARRIQIVETVALAPQAALHLVRIDNRELLVASGSAAVVRDAIDT; encoded by the coding sequence GTGGCGGAGTTCGGCGTTCGTTACGCTCTCGCGCTCGCCGTCGTGACGGCGATGCTCGCAGCCGCCTCGTTAGCCGGACGCGTCCTTCAGCGCCGCCTCCAAAAGAACAACGAAGCGCGGCGAATCCAGATCGTGGAAACCGTTGCGCTCGCGCCCCAGGCTGCGCTGCACCTCGTGCGAATCGACAACCGCGAGCTGCTCGTGGCCAGCGGAAGCGCGGCCGTCGTCCGGGACGCTATTGATACGTGA
- a CDS encoding chemotaxis protein CheW: MGESVQVATFHIGTEEYGVDISQIQEIIRMTEITHVPRTPDFIEGVINLRGQLIPIIDLRARFGMERIVPTKSTRIIVTDVGTKRVGIVVDSASAVLTIPIEAIEEAPEMVAGVGADYLQGVGKIGDRLVILLDLTMVISAPQRHDLDGASLLS; this comes from the coding sequence GTGGGAGAGAGCGTTCAAGTGGCGACCTTCCACATCGGCACCGAAGAGTACGGCGTCGACATTTCGCAGATTCAAGAGATCATCCGGATGACCGAGATCACGCACGTTCCGCGGACGCCGGACTTCATCGAAGGGGTTATCAATCTCCGCGGTCAGTTGATCCCCATCATCGATTTACGCGCGCGATTCGGGATGGAGCGCATCGTGCCGACGAAGAGCACGCGGATTATCGTTACCGACGTCGGCACGAAGCGCGTCGGCATCGTGGTCGACAGCGCGTCGGCAGTGCTGACGATCCCAATCGAAGCGATCGAGGAAGCGCCCGAGATGGTCGCCGGAGTGGGCGCGGACTATCTTCAGGGGGTAGGAAAGATCGGTGATCGCCTCGTCATCCTGCTGGACCTGACGATGGTGATCTCCGCGCCGCAGCGCCACGATTTGGACGGTGCGTCTCTGTTGTCCTGA
- a CDS encoding response regulator — translation MSRRVLIVDDAVVMRMMIKGILAKSGFEIVGEAQNGVEAVEKYVQLRPDLVTMDVVMPEMDGIAAVRQILSHDPAARIVMCTSMGQQALVVEAIQAGAKSFITKPFQPPKIVETLNKVLA, via the coding sequence GTGAGTCGGAGAGTCCTCATCGTCGACGATGCCGTCGTGATGCGGATGATGATCAAGGGAATTCTCGCCAAGAGCGGCTTCGAAATCGTCGGGGAAGCGCAGAATGGCGTGGAAGCCGTTGAGAAGTACGTTCAGCTTCGCCCCGACTTGGTCACGATGGACGTCGTCATGCCCGAGATGGACGGCATTGCTGCGGTCAGGCAGATTCTTTCACACGATCCGGCGGCGCGCATCGTCATGTGCACGTCGATGGGGCAACAGGCGCTGGTCGTCGAGGCGATTCAGGCTGGTGCGAAGTCCTTCATCACGAAGCCGTTCCAGCCGCCGAAAATCGTCGAAACGCTCAACAAGGTACTTGCATGA
- a CDS encoding chemotaxis protein CheC — MIAAPTLTELQKDALKEIGNIGAGHAATALSQLLNTKIALVDPRIDIVKFRDLAGRMGHLKESVAALHMYVRGDAPGQIVVLFDRSQAVEFVSRFIRRVIGEITIYDSIAESTLKELGNIVAGSYLSAIVHLTSTRLEPSVPTLSYGSVQATFHSLMSILPDQDVFLVESLFLDKSASIGGEFVFIPDAGSLEPLLSVFGVA, encoded by the coding sequence ATGATCGCAGCCCCTACGCTCACCGAGCTGCAAAAAGACGCGCTGAAGGAAATCGGCAATATCGGCGCCGGTCACGCCGCGACGGCACTCTCGCAGCTGCTCAACACGAAGATCGCGCTCGTCGATCCACGCATCGACATCGTCAAGTTTCGCGATCTCGCCGGCCGCATGGGCCACCTGAAGGAGTCGGTAGCGGCGTTGCACATGTACGTGCGGGGCGACGCGCCGGGGCAGATCGTCGTGCTCTTCGATCGCAGCCAAGCGGTGGAGTTTGTCTCGCGCTTCATCCGGCGCGTCATCGGCGAAATCACGATCTACGATTCGATCGCCGAGTCGACGCTCAAGGAGCTGGGCAACATCGTTGCCGGATCGTACCTCTCGGCAATCGTGCACCTCACGTCGACCCGGCTCGAACCGTCGGTGCCGACGCTGTCCTATGGGAGCGTCCAGGCGACGTTCCACAGCCTCATGTCGATCTTGCCGGACCAAGACGTCTTTCTCGTCGAGAGCCTCTTCCTCGACAAGAGCGCGTCGATTGGGGGCGAGTTCGTCTTCATTCCCGACGCGGGCTCGCTCGAGCCGCTCCTCTCGGTCTTCGGCGTAGCGTAA
- a CDS encoding aminodeoxychorismate/anthranilate synthase component II, whose protein sequence is MKVLYVDHYDSFAYNVVHLLASQGANLDVVRSDDARLAPKLLERYEALVIGPGPGHPREVPRVLSAIAAAVESGMPVLGVCLGLQAIGEVLGARIEHAPRLMHGKTSRIEHTGTGVFKDLPSPLIATRYHSLALDPESLPAELTVTARSEDGVIQGIAHRERPVHAVQFHPESVLSEHGARLAHNFLEGI, encoded by the coding sequence ATGAAGGTCCTCTACGTCGACCACTACGACTCATTCGCGTACAACGTCGTGCATTTGCTGGCGTCGCAGGGGGCGAACCTCGACGTCGTGCGCAGCGATGACGCGCGTCTCGCGCCTAAGCTGCTCGAGCGGTACGAGGCGCTCGTGATCGGTCCGGGTCCGGGCCATCCGCGCGAGGTTCCGCGGGTCCTCTCCGCGATTGCAGCCGCCGTCGAAAGCGGGATGCCCGTGCTGGGCGTGTGCTTGGGGTTACAGGCGATCGGGGAGGTGCTCGGCGCGCGGATCGAGCATGCTCCACGCCTCATGCACGGCAAGACGTCGCGCATCGAGCATACGGGGACCGGCGTCTTCAAAGACCTGCCCTCGCCGCTGATTGCAACGCGGTATCATTCGCTCGCGCTCGATCCCGAATCGCTTCCGGCGGAACTCACCGTCACGGCGCGCAGCGAAGACGGCGTCATCCAGGGTATCGCGCACCGGGAACGTCCCGTGCATGCCGTGCAGTTTCACCCCGAGTCGGTGCTGAGCGAGCACGGCGCTCGCCTCGCGCACAACTTTCTCGAAGGAATCTAG